A single window of Actinoallomurus bryophytorum DNA harbors:
- a CDS encoding helix-turn-helix domain-containing protein gives MTSPVEAIAHAVRRERMRIGVSLSELARQAGLSKATLSQLEAGSGNPGVETVWALSVALGVPFSHLVAPPTPTVRIVRAGEGFTTRAEDADYTATLLAACAPRTRADIYRITARPGRARLSEPHLPGTLEHVIVTDGRAEAGPPDGPIALGPGDYVSYPGDLPHVFRALTPDTRAIFVLEQS, from the coding sequence ATGACGTCACCGGTGGAAGCCATCGCCCACGCGGTACGACGTGAGCGGATGCGCATCGGCGTTTCGCTGAGCGAGCTCGCACGCCAGGCCGGCCTGAGCAAGGCGACACTGTCCCAGCTAGAGGCCGGTTCGGGAAACCCTGGCGTCGAAACCGTGTGGGCGCTCAGCGTCGCGCTCGGCGTGCCGTTCAGCCATCTGGTCGCCCCGCCGACCCCGACCGTCCGCATCGTGCGCGCCGGAGAGGGCTTCACCACCCGCGCCGAGGACGCCGACTACACGGCGACACTGCTCGCGGCATGCGCCCCCCGCACCCGCGCCGACATTTACCGCATCACCGCCCGCCCTGGCCGCGCGCGCCTCTCCGAACCCCACTTGCCCGGCACCCTCGAACACGTGATCGTCACGGACGGCCGCGCGGAGGCCGGGCCACCTGACGGCCCGATCGCCCTGGGGCCGGGCGACTACGTCAGCTACCCCGGGGACCTTCCACACGTGTTCCGTGCCCTGACACCGGACACGCGCGCCATCTTCGTCCTCGAACAGTCCTGA